In Paenibacillus bovis, one DNA window encodes the following:
- a CDS encoding winged helix-turn-helix domain-containing protein — MSNPLTNKIVADRLDISSSTLKRWIALMEEAGYVFYSPGSVRKLLEKDLTVFKKVKMYSGKPNCTLEQAVIKAVDWFHKQNENQEASAQAHPEDTEKQRRAEQTTAAPTGSAAPASLTPAVQAAALSVDQAAIMKYDHIMMNLLPGMFWKGKETQQLLQEEWSHLRGLLLGSSTSQPDLNLASAGGE, encoded by the coding sequence ATGTCTAACCCATTAACCAATAAAATTGTAGCGGATCGACTGGATATTAGTTCCTCTACCTTAAAAAGGTGGATCGCACTGATGGAAGAAGCCGGATATGTGTTTTATAGTCCGGGAAGCGTCCGGAAGCTGCTCGAAAAAGATCTGACCGTATTTAAAAAAGTGAAGATGTATAGTGGCAAGCCGAACTGTACATTGGAGCAAGCGGTTATCAAAGCGGTGGATTGGTTCCATAAGCAAAATGAAAATCAAGAGGCTTCCGCGCAAGCGCATCCGGAAGATACAGAGAAACAACGTAGAGCGGAGCAGACGACTGCTGCTCCAACAGGGTCCGCAGCACCTGCTTCTCTCACTCCGGCAGTACAAGCAGCTGCTCTTTCTGTGGACCAGGCTGCCATCATGAAGTACGACCATATCATGATGAATCTGCTTCCAGGGATGTTTTGGAAAGGTAAAGAAACCCAGCAGCTGCTGCAGGAGGAATGGTCGCACTTACGGGGTCTGCTTCTTGGATCATCTACTTCACAACCGGATCTGAATCTTGCTTCAGCAGGTGGTGAGTAA
- a CDS encoding ATPase, T2SS/T4P/T4SS family, with protein sequence MIPTVTKARIITLTSVGGGDLLPGLSMLLNELPRKSKVLVVEYPCMGIPRISYNTFDNKEAFERLHKQQSIDQLLLDFNRKELKPLHDYMVEYKGVDYLLINPRSMPDSPVTMKIKSNKTMMHLPVYLRQQLQEKYDFIIYVASGTMLHTMTFSSIKYADAAVFFNNTSVDFINTYTGYKRFSEVFGAAEERLFLFSGEGKFERKEKNFFKKASDLIKEISKLPPLEIPMQAAVLLVEEDIEESGEIPGIIDPMEYLEYSFTDSLQDDLITEDDQKNLQKLKQQVQRMLSESHLDHYVAAVNSSESEQKVMYLIADIIRDLTTYSFKMPREQVISWVQQEILKLGPVQPLVDDESVSSFEINGPEEVIVCRNGLNEHDTSIKFASVEDYIQIINKILEPIGKSFTGNTPIIDANRNGIRVNVIADTTTRDGVSARYPLVAVRKFPKDIFSDEEVVSYGNMNWEMIKVLRALTYAGVNITVAGSTDSGKTTTLSRLPLYMPKITRIMSIEDTEELRYAFKQAYRDYPNLPSLLTKEMDDPSKSIGMDKLIKAALRQRPDILVLGEVRDKLAGSQALIGMNTGHTTWSSVHAESMQETAVRWLQLNDSTEAAAAQVGRAIHIILFQERLDNGKCVVTEFGELLGFTKDSTPIINPYFVYDYEKRIHQRVGNITSDTILRKFKRKGIKIEEINTVLQGVTA encoded by the coding sequence TTGATACCAACTGTAACAAAAGCTCGAATTATTACTTTAACCTCAGTAGGCGGAGGTGACTTGCTGCCGGGATTAAGTATGCTGCTTAATGAGCTTCCTCGAAAATCGAAAGTGTTGGTTGTTGAGTATCCTTGTATGGGTATACCTCGGATATCCTATAACACATTCGATAATAAAGAAGCATTCGAAAGGTTACACAAACAGCAATCGATTGATCAGTTGCTCTTGGACTTCAATCGTAAAGAATTGAAGCCTTTGCATGATTACATGGTCGAGTATAAAGGTGTAGATTATCTGCTCATTAACCCTCGGTCAATGCCGGACAGCCCAGTCACAATGAAAATCAAATCCAATAAAACGATGATGCATCTTCCAGTATATTTACGCCAACAGCTACAAGAAAAATATGACTTTATTATTTATGTGGCTTCTGGCACGATGCTTCATACAATGACTTTCTCATCCATTAAATATGCAGATGCTGCTGTATTTTTCAATAACACTAGCGTTGATTTCATCAATACCTATACCGGATATAAGCGGTTTTCAGAAGTGTTTGGTGCTGCTGAGGAGCGCTTATTTTTATTCTCCGGCGAAGGTAAGTTTGAGCGAAAGGAGAAGAATTTTTTTAAAAAAGCAAGTGATCTCATTAAAGAAATATCCAAGTTGCCACCGCTAGAAATTCCAATGCAGGCTGCTGTTTTATTGGTAGAGGAAGACATTGAAGAATCAGGAGAAATTCCAGGAATAATTGATCCTATGGAATACCTGGAATATAGCTTTACAGATTCTTTACAAGATGACCTTATTACAGAAGATGACCAAAAAAATCTACAAAAATTAAAACAACAGGTACAGCGAATGTTGAGTGAAAGTCATCTCGATCATTATGTGGCAGCCGTAAATAGTTCTGAATCAGAACAAAAGGTTATGTACTTGATTGCTGACATCATTCGAGATTTGACTACGTACAGTTTTAAAATGCCGCGAGAGCAAGTAATTAGTTGGGTACAACAGGAAATTTTGAAATTAGGTCCAGTACAACCACTCGTAGATGATGAATCTGTCAGCTCGTTTGAAATCAACGGTCCTGAAGAAGTGATAGTTTGTAGAAATGGATTAAACGAACATGATACCAGTATAAAATTTGCTTCGGTTGAAGACTATATTCAAATCATCAATAAAATTTTAGAGCCAATCGGTAAATCTTTTACCGGTAATACTCCGATCATCGATGCGAATCGAAATGGAATTCGGGTCAACGTTATTGCGGATACGACAACTCGTGATGGAGTAAGTGCGCGGTATCCATTGGTAGCTGTCCGAAAATTTCCTAAAGATATTTTCTCTGATGAAGAGGTTGTTTCTTATGGGAATATGAACTGGGAAATGATCAAAGTATTACGGGCACTCACCTATGCAGGTGTAAATATTACTGTTGCAGGGAGTACCGATAGCGGAAAAACGACTACACTTAGTCGATTACCGCTTTATATGCCAAAAATCACTCGAATCATGAGTATAGAAGATACAGAGGAACTTCGTTATGCCTTTAAACAAGCCTACCGAGACTATCCTAATTTGCCTTCTTTGCTGACTAAAGAGATGGACGACCCATCCAAAAGTATTGGAATGGATAAGTTGATTAAAGCCGCACTACGTCAGCGTCCAGATATTCTTGTACTGGGTGAAGTTCGTGATAAACTCGCGGGTTCCCAAGCATTGATCGGTATGAATACCGGTCACACGACCTGGTCCAGTGTTCATGCAGAAAGTATGCAGGAAACAGCGGTGCGATGGCTTCAGCTTAATGATAGTACTGAGGCGGCTGCAGCTCAGGTGGGAAGAGCAATCCACATTATTCTTTTTCAGGAGCGCTTAGATAACGGGAAATGTGTTGTCACTGAATTTGGTGAGCTGCTAGGATTCACGAAAGACTCGACACCAATCATTAATCCATACTTTGTCTATGATTACGAAAAACGTATCCATCAGCGTGTGGGGAATATTACTTCTGACACTATTTTGCGCAAGTTCAAGCGTAAAGGAATAAAAATTGAAGAGATTAATACCGTTTTACAAGGAGTGACTGCTTAA
- a CDS encoding type II secretion system F family protein → MNGILWFLLSGSLIALLVFPAPKRTIKIERIKELLGYKIVQQRAEKIGFEFHVKHYIILIVIAIAIGGFVARMTNNPFIALASVVMGYSLPRIFLSTMEYKYRKDILINLPVNLRKMVARLADCKTVQLSIERSIPSMHGVTKIMFAQLLRKLELGIDLQAALEQMADQIKFQKFDDLVGKLVSSSRDGFHLKSIQGLKESIEDMQADVKLLKRLDIENKAKIAAVYSIIGGIWFIVLAFSYFESNTGGGPGTFDTVFGKIALAFMIVCTFIVLMMKDKYMRLNMNDLR, encoded by the coding sequence ATGAACGGTATCCTTTGGTTTTTACTTTCCGGATCATTAATCGCTCTTCTTGTGTTTCCCGCTCCAAAGCGAACAATAAAAATCGAAAGGATTAAAGAGTTACTCGGTTATAAAATCGTGCAACAACGTGCAGAGAAAATAGGCTTTGAATTCCATGTGAAGCACTATATCATTTTGATCGTCATAGCTATTGCTATTGGTGGTTTTGTTGCACGCATGACCAACAATCCATTTATTGCTTTGGCAAGTGTAGTTATGGGATATAGTCTTCCTCGGATTTTTCTTTCGACAATGGAATATAAATATCGTAAAGACATACTCATTAATTTGCCCGTGAATCTTCGCAAAATGGTAGCTCGCCTGGCTGACTGTAAAACGGTCCAGTTATCCATTGAGCGATCCATACCATCTATGCATGGGGTAACCAAAATTATGTTTGCCCAGCTGCTTAGAAAATTGGAGCTTGGTATTGATCTGCAAGCGGCACTTGAACAGATGGCCGATCAAATTAAATTCCAAAAATTTGATGATCTGGTGGGAAAACTGGTCTCCAGTAGTAGAGACGGGTTTCATTTAAAATCTATTCAAGGGTTGAAAGAAAGTATTGAAGATATGCAAGCTGACGTCAAGCTTTTAAAGCGCCTTGATATTGAAAATAAAGCTAAAATTGCTGCAGTCTATTCTATCATCGGAGGGATCTGGTTCATCGTATTGGCTTTCTCCTATTTTGAAAGTAATACAGGAGGTGGACCAGGTACATTCGATACAGTATTTGGGAAAATCGCATTGGCATTTATGATCGTATGTACTTTTATTGTCTTAATGATGAAGGATAAATACATGCGATTGAATATGAATGATTTACGATAG
- a CDS encoding DUF4320 family protein: MWKNNMLKRFINDESGELITTFIISVFISLILLGCGVTGMQYSIIKSNLKNGANETLQVMKLENGADTKTHQIFNDFMRSYGMDPTKITFTATPKMVQRGDRVEITVSTPYKLWILKVLGYDQEVTITAQASGLAHKFIR; this comes from the coding sequence ATGTGGAAAAATAACATGCTGAAACGGTTTATCAATGATGAGAGTGGAGAGCTGATTACCACTTTCATCATCAGCGTGTTTATTAGCCTAATTTTGTTGGGTTGTGGCGTAACCGGAATGCAGTATTCCATAATTAAGTCTAACCTCAAAAATGGAGCTAATGAGACGCTGCAAGTGATGAAGTTGGAGAATGGAGCAGATACAAAAACTCACCAAATTTTTAATGATTTTATGAGATCATATGGAATGGACCCTACAAAAATCACTTTCACCGCAACTCCAAAAATGGTTCAGCGTGGTGATCGAGTTGAGATTACTGTGTCGACACCATATAAACTTTGGATATTAAAAGTGCTGGGATATGACCAAGAAGTTACCATTACGGCCCAAGCATCGGGTCTGGCCCATAAATTTATACGATAA
- the cpaB gene encoding Flp pilus assembly protein CpaB has protein sequence MKKIKKLYNRTTRTILILIAALIFGFAGYKVTASHVEDQITTAPVLVAKGDIGPFQELTKDNTQVVQKVISEIPENAIKNFDELKVGDSFASSIGFMAGVPIQQNYITTAAQSKLGTSVGLTKGMHEIGVTTDLTMSAGGEIMPGTKVNVVGSYKDGRTNETITLSDAKLTNIKVVKVKNSEGLTIDPTSTASQVPAVIVLEVNEMQAQRIVDYQEKGKVYLMLTGTDQK, from the coding sequence TTGAAAAAAATTAAAAAATTGTACAATAGAACGACACGAACGATCTTAATCCTAATAGCGGCCCTAATTTTTGGTTTTGCCGGATATAAGGTTACCGCGAGTCATGTTGAAGACCAAATCACCACTGCTCCAGTACTTGTTGCAAAAGGAGATATTGGCCCTTTTCAAGAGCTGACAAAAGATAACACACAAGTTGTACAGAAAGTTATTAGCGAGATCCCGGAAAATGCCATCAAAAATTTCGATGAATTAAAAGTTGGAGATTCATTCGCTTCAAGCATTGGCTTTATGGCAGGGGTGCCTATTCAACAAAATTATATCACTACAGCAGCACAGTCAAAACTGGGTACAAGCGTTGGCTTGACTAAAGGGATGCATGAGATCGGCGTTACTACTGATCTGACAATGTCGGCTGGTGGGGAAATCATGCCGGGAACAAAAGTTAATGTCGTGGGAAGTTATAAAGATGGTCGAACCAATGAAACAATCACTTTATCTGATGCTAAATTAACTAATATTAAAGTTGTCAAAGTAAAAAATTCGGAAGGATTGACTATTGATCCTACTTCTACAGCAAGCCAAGTTCCAGCAGTTATTGTTTTAGAAGTAAATGAGATGCAAGCTCAGCGAATAGTCGATTATCAAGAAAAAGGGAAAGTATATCTTATGCTTACTGGAACCGATCAAAAGTAA
- a CDS encoding copper amine oxidase N-terminal domain-containing protein yields the protein MKKNKRVITGTLAVVTAVSMISGALLLSAPNSVFAATAIKVTVDSATVNFPDQKPVLDNNRVLIPTRFVAQQLGGKVGYNSKSKTVTIQQGAKTITLKINSAKVMAGGKTVMLDVPAKVVRGRTMVPLRFVSEAMGATVDWNQARSLVSITTGTGTVPKPVPQPQSTSGFQFDPGFTTMAKNLFLNNIKEENGKLTFTVPTGATASFNTTKGKQTILTPGKTYTYSVGKGEGFIIFKYVDPSKVIPGAQKQSEYYVVYLDPSIRGYSDTSKVIVVTDDAKLNEKSGTLEEVQKLAAQL from the coding sequence ATGAAAAAGAATAAGCGTGTGATTACAGGGACTTTGGCCGTTGTAACAGCTGTAAGTATGATTAGCGGAGCTTTATTGCTTTCTGCTCCCAATTCAGTATTTGCAGCAACGGCTATTAAAGTTACAGTTGATTCAGCAACGGTTAACTTTCCGGATCAGAAACCTGTTTTAGATAACAATCGAGTCTTGATTCCAACACGGTTTGTTGCACAGCAGCTAGGTGGTAAAGTAGGATACAATAGCAAAAGCAAGACAGTTACTATCCAACAAGGTGCTAAGACAATTACGCTAAAGATCAATAGTGCCAAAGTGATGGCCGGAGGAAAAACGGTTATGCTGGATGTTCCAGCTAAAGTAGTACGTGGTCGCACTATGGTTCCTCTGCGATTTGTCTCGGAAGCTATGGGTGCGACAGTTGATTGGAATCAAGCACGTAGCCTGGTAAGCATTACTACAGGAACTGGAACTGTTCCAAAACCAGTGCCACAACCGCAGTCTACAAGTGGCTTTCAATTCGATCCAGGATTCACAACAATGGCTAAAAATCTCTTCCTAAACAATATCAAAGAAGAAAATGGTAAGTTGACATTTACTGTGCCTACTGGTGCCACTGCAAGTTTTAATACTACAAAAGGTAAGCAAACAATATTGACACCTGGAAAAACCTATACCTATTCAGTAGGTAAGGGGGAAGGATTCATTATCTTCAAATATGTTGACCCATCTAAAGTTATTCCAGGTGCCCAAAAGCAATCTGAATACTATGTTGTTTATTTGGATCCTTCTATCCGAGGCTACTCTGATACTTCTAAAGTAATTGTTGTAACAGATGATGCAAAACTCAATGAGAAATCCGGCACTTTAGAAGAAGTACAAAAATTAGCAGCTCAGTTATAA
- a CDS encoding CARDB domain-containing protein — translation MFKKIGIMLVTVFFGITATHSYAAETPMLHKYFERDYDATGEFLAGVIPALDDSQVLTRPWELSRWTGIVNYPDGTSKKIQNYDVFNVKKAEGDTNFDKENGFGLVYKSPEALGELFDAFIQKPDGVTAKQIDYYRTMFSVNANDESYKKGNSFYYDIQRSSPFLRTAGIIQRMGYKFDQTKKISEDERQAIYEASKWPELKVVQSSQSFTLNYAAYGFSDRKIRIVATAKGAFPNLKRVVSLTEGKLISATKEKEADSIKVTDFDGLRKEFGEEIDVVLEDGYGRTAIQTVKLPAVSNLDFIPTSLSLTNSNQLWVKFKYKGDDFVTADYVNKRGIPMVAKITVTGPDGQTQKLQGMYTESSKNTANGQTYAFYMGKVNIGEQAGRYKIKAEVTINNPNHEDRALEYPAIAYENNSITDEWTRDYTDLIAQSVNSDPDRLSEGNKAQITAKVKNVGPDTQGSVLIRFTDNDETIYEVRKTLPANEVTTVGPFTWKGEGEGYHNIAVNVDPKEETNDVDFSNNIAYGSCLVVGKDGTAGACSGNSISKNWSVTYPTITGYKKNSKGKRKPIWKYKKVTYHESLKLNADVNTKQGIVTDPNNPKSSDEESRGSWEIIPWSKQNGKNPNHVTRAGYGFELKVKTDYATDWETKVPHGYENTAKPIGGKYYGPDEVKATIYNTRGQLVKTIKMEKTSGDRNNATWEFPKTTLVTESGKVYVDRKFMTDYKSPNGEYTIKILSSEAGRAGFSVCDTRKVEIYGSMYDDTQNLRTLDK, via the coding sequence ATGTTTAAAAAAATTGGGATCATGCTAGTGACTGTATTTTTTGGGATAACAGCTACGCATTCTTATGCAGCAGAAACCCCTATGTTGCATAAATATTTTGAAAGAGATTACGATGCTACAGGGGAATTTTTGGCGGGTGTAATCCCAGCTTTGGATGATTCACAGGTTTTAACACGTCCATGGGAGTTATCAAGATGGACTGGAATTGTTAATTACCCAGATGGAACAAGCAAAAAGATACAAAATTATGATGTGTTTAATGTAAAAAAGGCCGAAGGTGATACTAACTTCGATAAAGAGAACGGGTTTGGATTAGTTTATAAAAGTCCAGAAGCCCTTGGTGAGTTGTTTGATGCTTTTATACAAAAACCAGATGGGGTTACTGCAAAACAAATTGACTATTATCGTACTATGTTCTCAGTAAATGCAAACGATGAAAGCTATAAAAAAGGAAACTCTTTTTATTATGATATTCAACGCTCATCACCATTTTTGCGTACTGCAGGTATTATCCAGCGAATGGGCTATAAGTTTGATCAAACCAAAAAGATCAGTGAAGACGAGCGGCAAGCCATTTATGAAGCTTCGAAATGGCCAGAACTTAAAGTAGTTCAATCTTCTCAAAGCTTTACACTGAATTACGCAGCATACGGGTTTTCTGATCGAAAGATCCGGATCGTTGCCACGGCGAAGGGTGCTTTTCCGAACCTGAAGCGTGTTGTTTCTTTGACAGAAGGAAAGCTGATCTCTGCTACCAAAGAAAAGGAAGCCGACAGTATTAAAGTCACTGATTTTGATGGGCTACGGAAAGAATTTGGAGAAGAGATCGATGTGGTTCTGGAAGATGGATACGGCCGGACAGCGATTCAAACGGTCAAACTGCCTGCAGTCTCTAATCTCGATTTCATCCCAACGTCGCTCAGCTTGACGAATAGCAATCAGCTGTGGGTGAAATTCAAATACAAAGGCGACGACTTTGTAACTGCTGACTATGTAAATAAACGCGGAATACCGATGGTTGCAAAAATAACGGTTACGGGTCCCGATGGACAAACTCAGAAGCTTCAAGGCATGTACACAGAAAGCAGTAAAAACACTGCGAATGGTCAGACTTATGCATTCTATATGGGGAAAGTGAACATTGGAGAGCAGGCCGGTCGGTACAAGATTAAGGCTGAAGTAACAATTAATAACCCTAATCATGAAGATCGGGCACTTGAATATCCAGCAATCGCTTATGAAAATAATTCGATTACGGATGAATGGACACGCGATTATACAGATCTGATTGCACAATCTGTGAATTCTGATCCAGATCGGCTTTCAGAAGGAAATAAAGCACAAATTACTGCGAAAGTGAAAAATGTCGGTCCAGATACACAGGGGAGCGTACTGATTCGCTTTACGGACAATGATGAGACAATATATGAAGTTCGAAAAACTCTTCCAGCAAATGAAGTGACAACAGTCGGACCTTTTACCTGGAAAGGAGAAGGCGAGGGCTATCATAATATTGCGGTTAATGTAGATCCAAAAGAAGAAACAAATGATGTGGATTTTTCTAACAATATCGCTTATGGCAGTTGTCTCGTGGTTGGTAAAGATGGAACAGCTGGAGCCTGCAGCGGAAACAGTATTTCTAAAAATTGGAGTGTCACCTACCCGACGATCACTGGCTATAAGAAAAATAGTAAAGGTAAGAGAAAACCGATTTGGAAATATAAAAAGGTGACATACCATGAGTCCCTTAAATTGAATGCAGATGTAAATACAAAACAAGGAATTGTAACAGATCCTAATAATCCTAAATCAAGCGATGAGGAGAGCCGCGGTAGTTGGGAGATTATTCCGTGGTCCAAGCAAAATGGAAAGAACCCGAATCATGTAACCCGGGCTGGTTACGGTTTTGAGCTCAAAGTTAAAACCGACTACGCGACAGACTGGGAAACAAAAGTTCCTCACGGTTATGAAAATACTGCGAAGCCAATTGGTGGTAAGTACTATGGACCGGATGAAGTGAAGGCTACGATTTATAACACTCGGGGCCAACTTGTTAAAACAATAAAAATGGAAAAAACAAGTGGAGATCGTAATAATGCTACATGGGAGTTCCCTAAAACTACGCTTGTAACGGAGTCCGGAAAGGTATATGTTGATCGGAAATTTATGACCGATTATAAGTCTCCAAATGGAGAATATACTATTAAAATCTTGAGTAGCGAAGCGGGACGAGCAGGATTTTCTGTGTGCGATACTCGAAAAGTAGAAATATACGGCAGTATGTACGATGACACTCAAAATTTAAGAACACTTGATAAATAA
- a CDS encoding A24 family peptidase, with amino-acid sequence MINVILISLCIYFSVTDIRYRTIPNRVIYPLFIILFLWRLFTEPSFLWGLIPSFIMFISFFCTPNSIGAGDVKLVAVIGLFLGIEQTLLVVFLTCLSYIVYAGGSKLVKKRLQKRTPLAPFLAAGVSLLIILQLIRPLIG; translated from the coding sequence TTGATAAATGTTATATTAATAAGTCTATGCATTTATTTTTCTGTTACAGACATCCGTTACCGAACGATTCCTAATCGTGTAATTTACCCGTTATTTATAATTTTATTTCTTTGGCGGCTCTTTACAGAGCCGTCTTTTTTATGGGGATTGATTCCTTCCTTCATTATGTTCATCTCTTTTTTTTGTACTCCAAATTCGATTGGAGCAGGGGATGTAAAGTTGGTTGCAGTGATTGGACTTTTCTTAGGAATAGAGCAGACCCTGCTCGTGGTTTTTCTGACTTGCTTGAGTTATATAGTGTATGCCGGTGGATCAAAATTAGTAAAGAAGCGATTGCAAAAACGAACTCCTTTAGCTCCTTTTTTGGCAGCTGGTGTATCACTATTAATTATTTTGCAATTAATAAGACCGTTAATTGGATAA